In a single window of the Pyrococcus sp. NA2 genome:
- a CDS encoding CBS domain-containing protein, whose protein sequence is MAPRILVEQIVKRKAIVVRPNDTVHKVARILSKNKVGSAVVMEKDEILGIVTERDILDKVVAKGKDPKEVKVEEIMTRNPVKIEYDYDVQDAIEVMTEKGVRRILVTKFGKPIGFVTATDLLAALASQNHEEEEKSEEEPEVYGICELCGQYGPLYKVHYEGNEIWVCENCKDLIEGK, encoded by the coding sequence ATGGCACCAAGAATACTAGTAGAGCAAATAGTCAAGAGAAAAGCGATCGTTGTTAGGCCAAATGATACCGTACACAAAGTTGCAAGGATATTATCAAAGAACAAGGTTGGAAGTGCAGTTGTTATGGAGAAGGATGAAATATTAGGAATTGTAACCGAAAGGGATATTCTTGATAAAGTTGTAGCAAAGGGGAAAGATCCAAAGGAAGTCAAAGTTGAGGAAATAATGACAAGAAACCCTGTGAAGATAGAGTATGATTATGACGTTCAGGATGCCATTGAGGTAATGACTGAGAAAGGAGTTAGGAGAATTCTCGTTACAAAGTTTGGTAAGCCAATTGGATTCGTTACAGCTACAGACCTTCTCGCTGCATTGGCATCTCAAAATCATGAAGAGGAAGAGAAAAGCGAAGAAGAGCCAGAAGTTTATGGCATATGTGAACTCTGTGGCCAGTATGGACCACTCTACAAAGTTCATTATGAAGGGAACGAGATTTGGGTTTGCGAGAATTGTAAAGATCTAATAGAAGGGAAGTGA
- a CDS encoding phosphoadenosine phosphosulfate reductase family protein → MRRKGPVVLGRFWIYWCEECNVPLISDKCSVHGKEKVFRITLTPPGDVRFAFRRDLDLIVEVFKEHYGVDISELFQGKIVLLNKIPGEDDSYEIIFDGFIFGIISFDPIKLKWRPGLKEEGAKLLWEKFGKNLKKWVIIDKGAVEPVKKGANVLPVGILEAEKSIKRNDEVIVVSEDGEVVGIGIAKKDYEELVSPKSRGTGIKMKRKAKGSGKRLNGRGASIEDVIRANSEALEEKVKEAREFMRKVAKRFKLPIAVAFSGGKDSLAVLGLAMEEFENVTVFFNNTGIEFPETVEYVERLMKEHGNLKFIVADAGDAFWRAINVFSPPGMDYRWCCKVTKLGPITLAIKKHFPQGVLMFVGQRKFESFKRYKQGRVWRNVWVPNEIGAAPIFHWTALEVWLYIFSRKLEYNPLYEKGIDRIGCFLCPSQSLAEIEKLKREKPELWEKWQNELEKWRKRLGLPKEWIDYGFWRWRKLGRREKILAEELGIKLPEERSWEPIKFEIHEEGGKFLVKPSTRINLRRIKEVAPILGEVETGNGFIKAGENTFREKDNIIVSPSLDEAYASLFLLKRAYECVGCGVCVTTCPEEAISIDDKRKKIVVFPEKCTHCRECMSVCPLVVIKGVDKIIIIIHLSKNISEIGQNVNGI, encoded by the coding sequence GTGAGAAGAAAGGGTCCCGTAGTTTTGGGGAGATTCTGGATATATTGGTGTGAGGAGTGCAATGTTCCCTTAATTAGTGATAAATGTAGCGTTCATGGCAAGGAAAAGGTGTTTAGAATAACATTAACTCCTCCTGGAGACGTTAGATTTGCCTTCAGGAGAGACCTGGATCTCATAGTTGAAGTGTTTAAGGAGCATTATGGTGTTGACATAAGTGAATTATTCCAGGGAAAAATCGTTCTCCTGAACAAGATACCTGGAGAGGATGATAGCTATGAGATAATCTTTGATGGCTTCATATTTGGAATAATATCTTTTGATCCAATAAAGCTCAAATGGAGGCCAGGCCTAAAGGAGGAGGGGGCAAAATTACTCTGGGAAAAATTTGGAAAGAACTTGAAGAAGTGGGTTATAATAGACAAAGGAGCAGTTGAACCAGTAAAAAAAGGCGCAAATGTTCTTCCTGTTGGGATATTAGAAGCTGAAAAAAGCATAAAAAGGAATGATGAAGTTATTGTCGTTTCTGAAGATGGGGAAGTAGTCGGCATTGGAATAGCCAAGAAGGATTATGAGGAGCTAGTGAGTCCTAAGAGTAGGGGAACTGGAATCAAAATGAAGAGAAAAGCAAAGGGTAGTGGAAAGAGACTAAATGGAAGGGGAGCCAGCATAGAAGATGTCATAAGGGCAAATTCTGAGGCATTAGAGGAAAAAGTTAAAGAGGCTAGAGAATTCATGAGAAAGGTTGCCAAAAGATTTAAGTTGCCCATAGCAGTTGCTTTTTCTGGAGGAAAAGATAGTTTAGCCGTTCTTGGTCTTGCCATGGAAGAGTTTGAGAACGTTACAGTATTCTTTAATAACACTGGAATTGAGTTTCCAGAGACGGTTGAGTACGTTGAGAGACTCATGAAGGAACATGGAAATTTAAAGTTCATCGTTGCTGATGCTGGTGATGCCTTCTGGAGGGCAATTAACGTGTTTTCACCTCCTGGAATGGATTATAGATGGTGTTGTAAGGTAACTAAATTAGGTCCGATAACTTTGGCAATAAAGAAGCATTTCCCTCAAGGGGTTTTAATGTTTGTAGGCCAAAGAAAATTTGAAAGCTTCAAAAGATATAAGCAGGGCAGGGTTTGGAGGAATGTTTGGGTTCCAAATGAGATTGGTGCCGCTCCAATATTCCATTGGACAGCTCTAGAGGTCTGGCTGTACATATTCTCAAGAAAACTTGAGTATAATCCTCTCTATGAGAAGGGAATAGACAGGATAGGTTGCTTTCTTTGTCCAAGTCAATCTCTGGCTGAGATAGAGAAACTTAAAAGGGAAAAGCCTGAACTATGGGAGAAGTGGCAGAATGAGTTGGAGAAGTGGAGAAAAAGGCTTGGCCTACCAAAAGAGTGGATAGATTATGGTTTCTGGAGATGGAGGAAGCTTGGAAGAAGAGAGAAAATTTTAGCTGAAGAACTTGGAATAAAACTTCCAGAAGAGAGAAGTTGGGAACCGATAAAGTTTGAGATTCACGAAGAAGGTGGGAAATTCTTAGTTAAGCCTTCAACGAGAATTAACTTGAGAAGGATAAAAGAGGTTGCTCCAATTCTTGGAGAAGTTGAAACTGGAAATGGATTTATAAAAGCAGGGGAGAACACCTTCAGAGAGAAAGATAATATAATAGTTTCTCCAAGCTTAGATGAGGCCTATGCCTCATTATTCCTCTTAAAGAGAGCTTATGAGTGCGTTGGATGTGGAGTCTGTGTCACAACGTGTCCAGAGGAAGCGATATCGATAGATGATAAGAGGAAAAAGATAGTTGTTTTTCCAGAGAAGTGCACTCATTGTAGGGAGTGTATGAGCGTATGTCCTCTGGTCGTTATAAAGGGGGTTGATAAGATAATTATAATTATACATTTGTCAAAAAATATTTCGGAAATTGGTCAAAATGTAAATGGAATATAG
- a CDS encoding asparagine synthetase A produces the protein MNAVKIISRDIYKAIELQTKTLDYMTKFFVERGFKWLLPVMLSPITDPLWPDPAGEGVKPLEVEVYGTRMRLTHSMILHKQLAIAMGLKKIFVLSPNIRIESRDRDDGKHAYEFTQLDFEIEGASMKDVMKLIEELIYGLFRKAEEWTGREFPKARHFKVYEYQDILDEFGSDEKASEEMDEPFWIVNIPREFYDREVDGYWRNYDLILPYGYGEVSSGGEREWEYEKILRKIRASGLNEESFRPYLEIAKAGKLKPSAGAGIGVERLVRFIVGVKHIAEVQPFPRVPGIPAVV, from the coding sequence ATGAATGCTGTTAAGATAATCTCCAGAGACATATATAAAGCAATTGAACTACAGACAAAAACACTTGACTATATGACAAAGTTCTTCGTTGAAAGAGGGTTCAAATGGCTCCTTCCAGTAATGCTCAGTCCAATAACCGATCCGCTATGGCCAGATCCGGCGGGTGAGGGAGTTAAGCCATTGGAAGTTGAGGTTTATGGGACGAGAATGAGACTAACTCACAGCATGATCCTTCACAAACAACTGGCAATTGCAATGGGTCTGAAGAAGATATTCGTCCTATCACCAAACATAAGGATAGAGAGCAGGGATAGGGATGATGGTAAGCATGCATATGAGTTCACTCAACTGGACTTTGAGATAGAAGGAGCAAGCATGAAAGATGTCATGAAACTGATAGAAGAATTAATCTATGGACTGTTCAGAAAAGCTGAGGAATGGACAGGAAGGGAGTTCCCAAAGGCCAGGCACTTCAAAGTGTATGAGTATCAGGACATCTTAGATGAGTTTGGCAGCGATGAAAAGGCAAGTGAAGAGATGGATGAGCCATTCTGGATAGTGAACATCCCTAGAGAATTCTATGACAGAGAAGTTGACGGTTATTGGCGGAACTATGATCTGATACTACCTTATGGCTATGGAGAAGTTTCTAGTGGAGGAGAGAGGGAGTGGGAATATGAGAAGATACTTAGAAAGATAAGAGCTTCTGGACTAAATGAGGAATCCTTTAGACCCTATCTAGAAATAGCTAAAGCAGGAAAACTAAAACCAAGTGCCGGAGCTGGTATAGGTGTTGAGAGGCTGGTAAGGTTCATCGTTGGAGTGAAGCACATTGCAGAAGTTCAACCGTTCCCAAGGGTTCCAGGTATTCCTGCGGTTGTATGA
- a CDS encoding phosphoribosyltransferase: MKSFPAYLASWKDIEEWAKAGAWKILESGWMPDVIVGLARGGWIAARLYCDYLGVKDLVSIKVEHWGITATPDGRARLKYGAQYDFEGKKVLIVDDITDTGESMSLAYEYMKSRNPSEIRTATLLNIKGSKFVPDYYAKDIDWVWVVFPWNFVEDMINLTNNLFEEKDKLTTDEIISLFKELHGIEVPKERLEEALRMAEKRGIFKFENGFWKKV; the protein is encoded by the coding sequence ATGAAGTCGTTTCCAGCGTACCTTGCTTCCTGGAAGGATATTGAGGAGTGGGCAAAGGCTGGAGCATGGAAAATCCTTGAAAGTGGATGGATGCCTGATGTAATCGTTGGACTTGCGAGAGGTGGTTGGATAGCCGCAAGGCTCTACTGTGATTACCTGGGAGTCAAAGATTTAGTAAGTATTAAGGTTGAACATTGGGGAATTACGGCTACTCCAGACGGAAGGGCCAGGCTTAAATATGGTGCCCAATACGACTTTGAGGGGAAAAAAGTGCTGATAGTTGATGACATAACCGATACCGGAGAAAGCATGAGCCTAGCTTATGAATACATGAAATCCAGGAATCCAAGTGAGATAAGAACCGCAACCCTCCTTAACATTAAAGGGTCAAAATTCGTTCCAGATTACTATGCTAAGGACATAGACTGGGTTTGGGTTGTCTTTCCATGGAACTTCGTTGAGGACATGATAAATCTCACAAATAACCTGTTTGAGGAGAAGGATAAGCTTACAACGGACGAGATAATTTCTCTGTTCAAGGAGCTTCATGGTATTGAGGTTCCAAAAGAGAGACTTGAGGAAGCCCTAAGGATGGCTGAGAAAAGGGGTATATTCAAATTTGAAAACGGCTTCTGGAAGAAGGTGTGA
- the mce gene encoding methylmalonyl-CoA epimerase, with the protein MFKKIDHVGIAVKNLEEAIKVWEGLGFKVEEIEEVPDQKVRVAVIKVGESRIELLEATSDDSPIAKFIEKRGEGIHHLAIGVENIEKKLEELKEKGYRLIDEKPRIGAGGAKIAFVHPKSVTGVLLELCERNE; encoded by the coding sequence ATGTTTAAAAAGATAGATCATGTAGGAATTGCTGTAAAAAACCTAGAGGAGGCAATTAAGGTTTGGGAAGGCCTTGGTTTTAAAGTTGAGGAAATAGAAGAAGTCCCAGATCAGAAGGTTAGGGTTGCCGTTATAAAAGTCGGAGAAAGCAGAATAGAGCTACTAGAGGCAACTAGTGACGACTCTCCAATAGCAAAATTCATTGAGAAGAGGGGAGAGGGAATACACCATCTTGCCATTGGAGTTGAGAACATAGAAAAGAAGCTCGAAGAGCTCAAAGAAAAAGGTTATAGGTTGATAGATGAAAAACCAAGAATTGGAGCTGGAGGAGCGAAGATAGCATTTGTTCATCCAAAGAGCGTTACTGGAGTCTTGTTAGAGCTGTGTGAGAGAAATGAATGA
- the meaB gene encoding methylmalonyl Co-A mutase-associated GTPase MeaB, which produces MTSIDELIDRMKKGDRRAVAKLITLVENDEKKAQEVIRRIFPMTGNAHVVGITGPPGAGKSTLLDKLIKEARKEDLIVGVIAIDPTSPFTGGALLGDRIRMQRHSTDPGVFIRSMATRGSLGGLAKATNDAVKVLDAYGCDVIFVETVGVGQVEVDIVKTADTVVLVTIPGLGDDVQTIKAGLMEIADIFVINKADREGVDATYFDLTIALDLEKEKWEKLGWRPPIIETIATTGKGIKELWEKIKEHKRYLEESGRLEERRRKKIEEEIKTIIAGMVARRVESSIGEFEGVINDVLKKKMDPYSAANLVIERVFGGGLNV; this is translated from the coding sequence ATGACTTCAATAGATGAGTTAATTGATAGAATGAAAAAAGGGGATAGAAGGGCCGTTGCAAAGTTAATAACTTTGGTAGAGAACGATGAGAAGAAGGCCCAGGAGGTAATCAGAAGAATATTTCCAATGACTGGGAATGCCCACGTAGTAGGAATAACTGGCCCTCCAGGAGCTGGAAAATCAACACTTCTTGACAAATTGATCAAAGAAGCTAGGAAAGAAGATCTCATTGTTGGAGTAATTGCCATCGATCCAACTTCACCGTTTACCGGGGGAGCATTGCTCGGAGACAGAATAAGGATGCAGAGACATTCCACTGATCCAGGAGTTTTCATAAGGAGCATGGCTACAAGAGGCTCCCTGGGAGGACTCGCCAAAGCGACAAACGATGCAGTTAAAGTCCTAGATGCTTACGGGTGTGATGTTATATTTGTTGAAACTGTAGGAGTTGGCCAAGTCGAAGTCGACATAGTAAAGACAGCGGATACGGTAGTTCTTGTAACAATTCCTGGGTTGGGGGATGACGTACAAACAATAAAAGCTGGGCTCATGGAAATAGCGGACATATTTGTCATAAATAAGGCAGACAGAGAAGGTGTAGATGCCACTTACTTCGATTTAACTATTGCACTTGATTTAGAAAAAGAGAAATGGGAAAAACTTGGGTGGAGACCTCCAATCATTGAGACCATTGCAACAACTGGAAAGGGAATAAAGGAGCTCTGGGAGAAAATTAAAGAGCATAAAAGATATCTCGAAGAATCAGGAAGACTCGAAGAAAGGAGAAGAAAGAAAATCGAAGAGGAGATCAAGACAATTATAGCTGGAATGGTTGCCAGGAGGGTTGAATCTTCAATTGGAGAATTTGAAGGTGTGATAAATGATGTCCTTAAGAAGAAGATGGATCCCTATTCTGCGGCTAATCTCGTTATAGAAAGGGTGTTTGGAGGTGGTTTGAATGTTTAA
- a CDS encoding cobalamin-dependent protein (Presence of a B(12) (cobalamin)-binding domain implies dependence on cobalamin itself, in one of its several forms, or in some unusual lineages, dependence on a cobalamin-like analog.), which translates to MVDRSKVRVLIAKPGLDGHDRGAKVVARALRDAGYEVIYTGIRQTPEQIVETVIEEDVDVLGISILSGAHMVLIPKILKLLEERGIKVNEDILVIAGGIIPPDDAEELKKMGVAEVFGPGTPLKEIIEFIDKNVEKLKKFK; encoded by the coding sequence ATGGTCGATAGATCAAAGGTCAGAGTTCTTATCGCTAAGCCAGGACTTGATGGCCATGATAGGGGAGCAAAGGTCGTTGCTAGAGCATTAAGAGATGCAGGATACGAAGTGATATACACTGGAATTAGACAGACACCAGAACAGATTGTCGAAACGGTTATAGAGGAAGATGTTGATGTTCTTGGAATAAGTATCCTATCAGGTGCTCACATGGTTTTAATTCCAAAGATATTGAAACTACTTGAGGAGAGAGGGATCAAAGTAAACGAAGATATCTTAGTCATTGCCGGAGGGATAATTCCCCCAGATGATGCTGAAGAGCTAAAGAAAATGGGAGTGGCTGAAGTATTCGGTCCAGGAACTCCACTTAAGGAGATAATAGAGTTCATAGACAAGAATGTTGAAAAGTTAAAGAAGTTCAAATAA
- a CDS encoding asparagine synthase-related protein, whose amino-acid sequence MLGIVYHLFSGGKDSSLAAWLLNKIGYEVRLVTITFGTLDNWKYARETARILGFEHEVIELPKSILDRAVEMCIQDGKPGRAIQYIHEKALEFVASMENVERVSDGTRRDDRVPFLDLSKARSLEDRFNVAYIRPLLGLGYKTIRELVNSIFIVEERESEKLEKSDYEVELRNALKKKGIDPGKIFPPRHLQSRVIGLR is encoded by the coding sequence ATGCTTGGGATTGTTTATCATCTGTTCAGTGGAGGGAAAGACTCATCTTTGGCGGCATGGCTTTTAAATAAGATTGGCTATGAAGTTAGACTCGTCACAATTACATTTGGAACCCTTGACAATTGGAAGTATGCAAGGGAAACGGCAAGGATACTTGGATTTGAGCATGAAGTTATTGAACTACCGAAGAGCATTTTAGATAGGGCCGTTGAGATGTGCATTCAAGATGGAAAACCGGGAAGGGCAATTCAGTATATTCATGAGAAGGCATTGGAATTTGTAGCTTCCATGGAGAACGTTGAAAGGGTAAGTGATGGAACTAGGAGAGATGATAGGGTTCCATTCTTAGATTTGAGTAAGGCGAGATCTCTTGAGGATAGGTTCAACGTTGCCTACATAAGGCCTCTACTTGGTTTGGGTTATAAGACCATCAGAGAACTTGTAAACAGCATATTCATAGTTGAGGAGAGGGAGAGCGAAAAGTTAGAAAAGAGTGATTATGAAGTTGAACTTAGGAACGCATTAAAAAAGAAAGGTATCGATCCAGGAAAAATATTCCCTCCTAGACATCTTCAGTCGAGGGTTATTGGATTGAGATGA
- a CDS encoding DHH family phosphoesterase, whose amino-acid sequence MRILVLGGGVLGRAIAESLAGEFDVTVIEKDSIRAQTLAESGLQVVQGDFSYTATLLKAHIERADLVIITITDPQTVAKTLHVIKSNNKNASVLVILPEDKSVEDIEAILREEYGMDVKIDYVINPRTAIVRAVIETIEKVGEKKNAIKLLEKLNEIKDKTDTLLIVMHDNPDPDCMASASALAVIAQSVGLKTQIVYGGDITHHQNRAMVNVLGMDFRKVSRGSYEIKRHKAIAIVDAQPNGNITILDDEDLKNVEIIVDHHQILQNLREKLPPNCFVDIRTDVNATSSIMVEYLKALEIPITETLATALFYGMYIDTKKFSKLSRVDINAIEFLTGKVNYELLDKIEFPDISTETAEILARAILNRKIYKNVIISNVGFIANRDAIAEAADFLLRLEGITTVLVFGIVDDRIEISARTRDVRVNIGNVMKEAFGEIGSGGGHSQAGGARIPLGIFKLARDKTSLLRLVEEAITEKFLEALGMKEVS is encoded by the coding sequence ATGAGAATCCTGGTCCTCGGTGGAGGTGTACTCGGAAGAGCTATCGCTGAATCTCTAGCTGGCGAGTTTGACGTAACTGTAATAGAGAAGGACAGTATAAGGGCCCAAACTCTCGCTGAAAGTGGCCTTCAGGTAGTTCAAGGTGATTTCTCCTACACTGCAACACTGCTTAAGGCCCACATTGAGAGGGCTGATCTCGTGATTATCACAATAACGGATCCCCAGACTGTAGCAAAAACATTACACGTGATAAAGTCAAACAACAAGAACGCCTCCGTTTTGGTAATCCTCCCCGAGGATAAATCCGTTGAGGACATTGAGGCAATACTCAGGGAAGAATATGGGATGGATGTTAAGATAGACTACGTGATAAATCCAAGGACCGCCATCGTGAGAGCAGTCATTGAGACCATAGAAAAAGTTGGTGAGAAAAAGAATGCCATCAAGTTATTGGAAAAACTCAATGAAATAAAGGATAAAACGGATACGTTATTAATAGTGATGCATGATAACCCAGATCCCGATTGCATGGCAAGTGCTTCGGCTTTAGCTGTGATAGCTCAAAGTGTCGGGTTAAAGACTCAGATAGTCTATGGTGGTGACATAACCCATCATCAGAATAGGGCAATGGTTAACGTTCTTGGCATGGACTTCAGAAAGGTGTCCAGGGGTAGTTATGAGATAAAGAGGCATAAGGCAATAGCCATAGTTGATGCTCAACCTAATGGAAACATAACAATACTTGATGATGAGGACTTAAAGAACGTTGAAATTATAGTGGATCATCACCAGATACTCCAGAACCTTAGGGAAAAACTCCCTCCTAATTGTTTCGTTGACATAAGAACAGATGTCAACGCTACCTCTTCTATCATGGTCGAATATCTAAAGGCTCTTGAGATTCCAATCACGGAAACTCTTGCCACGGCCCTATTCTATGGGATGTATATAGACACAAAGAAGTTCTCAAAGTTGAGCAGGGTTGACATAAATGCCATAGAGTTCTTAACGGGTAAGGTTAATTATGAGTTGCTTGATAAGATTGAGTTTCCCGATATAAGCACTGAAACGGCTGAAATTCTCGCAAGAGCGATACTAAACAGAAAGATATACAAGAACGTAATAATAAGTAACGTTGGCTTCATAGCAAATAGGGATGCAATAGCGGAGGCTGCCGATTTTCTTTTAAGACTTGAAGGGATAACAACAGTTCTGGTCTTTGGAATAGTTGATGATAGGATTGAGATATCGGCAAGAACCAGAGATGTGAGGGTGAACATTGGAAACGTCATGAAGGAGGCCTTTGGAGAGATAGGAAGTGGTGGAGGTCACTCTCAGGCTGGAGGGGCAAGAATACCTTTAGGCATCTTCAAGCTTGCGAGAGATAAAACATCCCTGCTTAGACTGGTTGAAGAGGCAATTACTGAAAAATTCCTAGAGGCCTTGGGAATGAAGGAGGTATCATGA
- a CDS encoding dihydropteroate synthase-like protein encodes MKILLVTGKLAEPIVRKYGKGCDVFVTPVTVAAFLTPRMIADFLEKANVKGYDMILIPGLVRGSTEIIEERIGIPTFKGPKNAIDLPVVLEAIKRGFKLSKTVPADELFSENALKKVEDIRNRTKNKRYIEKAIRRPWNFLIGDLPVGLDFPTRIVAEIVDAPKYSLDELVGKAKYYLNEGADIVDIGMISGETNLEFIRTVIPELKEAINAPISLDTLNAKELEEGIDLVDLILSVDWSNVELIVTEKPTVLIPTDMKRGYFPVDPIERVEFLEKLKEKAISLGYRRIIVDLILEHYPGISRSISAFYLYRARNEKDVMLAGVGNVTEMTDADSPGINAILAGIASEIKISLLLTTEVSRKCMGSVRELRRGVDMTLLGNLKDVGLNLLILKEKKSKEIEFEVSKNLIQAKGKDVKLENVYFRIFTKDGKIYVNAYRGTELVMTIVGNEPNEIIDTILEYFQISPRHAFYLGRELEKAFTALNLKKSYVQEEKLFPDFYGEKVYNP; translated from the coding sequence GTGAAGATTCTCCTAGTTACTGGAAAGCTTGCTGAGCCCATAGTTAGAAAATATGGAAAGGGATGTGATGTCTTTGTAACTCCTGTGACGGTTGCAGCTTTTCTAACTCCACGGATGATTGCCGATTTTCTAGAGAAGGCAAATGTAAAGGGATATGACATGATACTTATTCCAGGTCTTGTAAGAGGTTCAACTGAAATAATAGAGGAGAGGATAGGTATACCAACATTTAAGGGCCCAAAAAATGCAATTGATCTTCCCGTTGTTCTTGAGGCAATTAAAAGGGGATTTAAGCTTAGTAAAACTGTGCCAGCAGATGAGTTATTTTCCGAGAATGCTTTAAAGAAAGTTGAAGATATCAGGAACAGAACAAAAAATAAGAGATACATAGAGAAGGCGATTAGAAGGCCCTGGAATTTCTTAATTGGTGATCTTCCAGTTGGCTTGGACTTTCCAACTAGAATAGTGGCGGAGATAGTTGATGCTCCAAAGTATTCCCTGGATGAACTGGTAGGCAAAGCGAAGTACTACCTTAATGAGGGTGCTGACATAGTTGATATTGGGATGATATCGGGGGAAACAAACCTGGAATTCATAAGGACTGTTATTCCAGAACTTAAGGAAGCTATAAATGCCCCAATATCTTTGGACACACTGAACGCTAAGGAGCTCGAGGAGGGCATTGATCTCGTTGATTTAATATTGAGCGTTGACTGGAGTAATGTTGAGTTAATTGTAACAGAGAAGCCAACTGTTTTAATACCAACTGATATGAAAAGGGGTTATTTTCCCGTTGATCCAATTGAGAGAGTTGAATTTTTGGAGAAATTAAAGGAAAAGGCAATTTCCCTGGGGTATAGAAGAATAATCGTTGATTTAATTTTAGAACATTATCCAGGAATTTCAAGATCGATATCGGCCTTCTACCTTTACAGGGCTCGAAACGAGAAAGATGTTATGTTGGCTGGAGTTGGCAACGTAACTGAGATGACTGATGCCGACAGCCCAGGGATAAATGCCATCTTAGCTGGAATAGCCAGTGAGATTAAGATATCCCTACTTTTAACGACAGAGGTAAGTAGGAAATGCATGGGCTCGGTTAGGGAGCTTAGAAGAGGAGTAGACATGACTCTTCTCGGTAATTTAAAGGATGTCGGCCTCAATTTGCTTATCCTGAAGGAGAAGAAAAGTAAGGAGATTGAATTTGAAGTTTCAAAGAATTTAATTCAGGCTAAGGGGAAAGATGTGAAGTTGGAGAATGTCTACTTTAGGATATTCACCAAGGATGGAAAGATTTATGTCAATGCCTACAGAGGCACTGAGCTTGTGATGACAATAGTTGGTAATGAGCCAAATGAGATAATAGATACAATACTGGAATACTTTCAAATATCTCCTAGGCATGCATTTTACCTGGGAAGGGAGCTTGAGAAGGCTTTCACGGCGTTAAACCTTAAAAAATCTTATGTCCAGGAGGAGAAGCTCTTTCCAGACTTCTATGGAGAAAAAGTTTATAACCCTTAA
- a CDS encoding NIP7 N-terminal domain-related protein: MNGELRIRRVSSWELDLILREAEKYGDLSHEFFCIVEGKYRDVYAVNEEIWKIIERLKLRPYSLGTFVGTIKIDENLVEKFHPNIEFFGLLSLKKNYAILGPKASFLFTTGKDVPRRAVIKLNWRGSKRIVVLNELGDIIGLGLVNPDDEEKFIKNLRDVGEILRR, translated from the coding sequence ATGAATGGTGAGCTCAGAATTAGGCGAGTCTCTTCTTGGGAATTAGATTTAATTTTAAGAGAAGCTGAAAAATATGGAGATTTATCCCATGAATTTTTTTGCATCGTTGAAGGCAAGTACAGAGACGTATACGCTGTGAATGAGGAAATCTGGAAGATAATTGAGAGGTTAAAACTGAGGCCGTATTCCCTGGGAACGTTCGTTGGAACGATTAAAATTGACGAAAATTTAGTTGAGAAGTTCCATCCAAACATAGAATTCTTTGGCCTATTGAGTTTAAAGAAGAACTATGCGATTCTAGGCCCTAAGGCATCTTTCCTCTTCACGACCGGTAAGGATGTTCCAAGAAGGGCTGTTATCAAGCTTAATTGGAGAGGAAGTAAGAGGATCGTGGTGTTGAATGAACTTGGAGACATAATAGGTCTCGGACTCGTAAATCCTGATGATGAGGAGAAGTTTATAAAAAATCTAAGAGACGTTGGAGAGATTTTAAGACGTTAG